A stretch of the Nitratifractor salsuginis DSM 16511 genome encodes the following:
- the soxC gene encoding sulfite dehydrogenase, which translates to MKHEKDRMVHSPTTAEMIQEVAKQLEELPKEERRDFLKRGVAFSVGAAAAMAGAGASQLSAEECKVDPENLPPHIQKWGKAWGRDVNAYPYGMPSKYESNVVRRIVPWLTADQKASVSFTPWQDLEGTIVPNGLHFVRCHGGVVDINPKEWRLMIHGLVERPVILTLEDLKRYPSVTRKHFFSCPANSAMEARGPGLNSLQVTHGMLSSSEYTGVLIKTILEDIGLKPEAKWMFSEGSDPASVGRSVPIEKVLDDAMLVYAMNGEALRPENGYPVRLLLPGWEGVIQTKWLRRLKFDDKAWWVREETTKYTELLPDGHAKMFNWVFESDSVITSPCPERGWEGRKPGPTKVAGIAWSGKGKITNVDVTLDGGKTWHEAKITSEVLPKMITRFEFYFDWDGKPLIIGSRSTDETGYTQPEQQQLMDARGTEFVYHRNAIQYWEVKANGEVNNVQIRRA; encoded by the coding sequence ATGAAGCATGAAAAGGACCGCATGGTCCACTCTCCGACAACTGCCGAGATGATCCAGGAGGTCGCGAAGCAGCTGGAGGAACTACCCAAAGAGGAACGCAGAGACTTCCTGAAGCGTGGAGTCGCTTTCTCCGTGGGAGCCGCTGCGGCCATGGCCGGCGCAGGCGCCAGCCAATTGAGCGCCGAAGAGTGCAAGGTCGACCCCGAGAATCTGCCGCCCCATATCCAAAAATGGGGTAAGGCTTGGGGGAGGGATGTCAATGCCTATCCCTACGGGATGCCTTCCAAATACGAATCCAACGTCGTGCGTCGGATCGTTCCCTGGCTGACGGCTGACCAGAAAGCTTCTGTCAGCTTTACCCCCTGGCAGGATCTCGAAGGGACCATCGTCCCCAACGGTCTGCACTTCGTGCGCTGCCATGGTGGGGTCGTCGATATCAACCCCAAAGAGTGGCGCCTGATGATCCACGGCCTGGTGGAGCGTCCGGTCATTCTGACCCTGGAAGATCTCAAGCGCTATCCCAGCGTCACGCGGAAGCACTTTTTCTCCTGCCCCGCCAACAGCGCCATGGAGGCCCGCGGGCCCGGCCTGAACTCTCTGCAGGTGACCCACGGGATGCTCTCCTCTTCCGAATACACCGGAGTCCTGATCAAGACCATCCTCGAAGATATCGGGCTCAAGCCCGAGGCGAAGTGGATGTTCTCCGAAGGTTCCGATCCCGCGAGTGTGGGACGTTCCGTGCCCATCGAGAAGGTATTGGACGACGCGATGCTGGTCTATGCCATGAACGGCGAAGCATTGCGCCCTGAGAACGGCTACCCCGTGCGCCTGCTCCTCCCCGGCTGGGAAGGGGTCATCCAGACCAAGTGGCTGCGCCGGCTCAAGTTCGACGATAAAGCCTGGTGGGTCCGGGAAGAGACGACCAAATATACCGAGCTTCTCCCCGACGGCCATGCCAAGATGTTCAACTGGGTCTTCGAATCAGACTCGGTCATCACTTCTCCCTGCCCCGAGCGGGGTTGGGAAGGGCGTAAACCCGGCCCGACGAAGGTCGCCGGAATCGCCTGGAGCGGCAAAGGGAAGATCACAAACGTGGATGTGACCCTCGACGGCGGCAAGACGTGGCACGAAGCCAAGATCACCAGCGAGGTTCTGCCCAAGATGATCACCCGTTTCGAATTCTATTTCGACTGGGACGGCAAGCCGCTGATCATCGGAAGCCGCTCGACGGACGAAACCGGATACACTCAGCCCGAGCAGCAGCAGCTGATGGATGCCAGAGGTACCGAATTCGTTTATCATAGAAACGCAATCCAATACTGGGAAGTCAAAGCAAACGGGGAGGTGAACAATGTCCAGATTCGTCGCGCGTAA
- a CDS encoding c-type cytochrome, translating to MSRFVARNFALMTGALALSASMALAGEAAPKKLSYTPADPDHYPYHGVVEKNGKKINIDGAVMQVKAPIKLKKGQLKYGKDATPKEIAGWNVDVRPDGKGLPAGQMTVEQGAEVFANNCAMCHGDFGEGVGKNPVLVGGQGTLTNQALTGGEDGPEKTLGSFAPYITPFFWYIKMAMPLPTPKKLTNDEVYGIIGYLLQLNEIQVDGKDIEDDTVINAAFLKKVHMPNEKGFEYNNLRKPDTHNTRCMKDCRDMKKWKVMHIKIDATESIKPTVEVPRYNCGKPLSIGANGCPAAEMELPKKAGGDDAAASAYKASCAGCHDSGAAGAPVVGNKDDWASRIKEGEKTLYEHAIKGFNGMPPKGGNMSLSDDQVKAIVDYMVKHSK from the coding sequence ATGTCCAGATTCGTCGCGCGTAATTTCGCTCTTATGACGGGTGCTCTGGCTTTGAGCGCCTCCATGGCCCTGGCGGGTGAAGCCGCTCCCAAGAAGCTGAGCTACACTCCCGCCGATCCCGATCACTACCCCTATCACGGTGTGGTCGAGAAGAACGGGAAGAAGATCAATATCGACGGTGCGGTCATGCAGGTCAAGGCGCCCATCAAGCTCAAAAAGGGCCAACTCAAATACGGCAAGGATGCCACGCCCAAAGAGATCGCCGGATGGAACGTCGATGTCCGGCCCGACGGCAAAGGTTTGCCGGCCGGGCAGATGACGGTCGAGCAGGGGGCCGAGGTCTTCGCCAATAACTGCGCCATGTGTCACGGTGACTTCGGCGAGGGGGTCGGGAAAAATCCCGTTCTCGTCGGCGGGCAAGGCACGTTGACGAATCAGGCGTTGACGGGTGGTGAAGACGGTCCCGAAAAGACCCTGGGCAGCTTCGCTCCCTACATCACTCCCTTCTTCTGGTACATCAAGATGGCGATGCCTCTGCCCACGCCCAAGAAGCTGACCAACGACGAGGTCTACGGTATTATCGGTTACCTGCTTCAGCTCAACGAGATCCAAGTCGACGGCAAGGACATCGAAGATGATACGGTGATCAACGCCGCTTTCCTCAAAAAAGTTCATATGCCCAACGAAAAGGGCTTCGAATACAACAACCTGCGCAAGCCCGACACTCACAATACCCGCTGCATGAAAGATTGCCGGGATATGAAGAAGTGGAAAGTGATGCACATCAAGATCGATGCCACCGAAAGCATCAAGCCGACGGTCGAAGTTCCCCGCTACAACTGCGGCAAGCCCCTCTCCATCGGTGCCAACGGCTGCCCCGCGGCAGAGATGGAACTGCCCAAAAAAGCGGGCGGTGATGATGCTGCTGCCTCTGCCTACAAAGCGAGCTGTGCCGGCTGTCACGACTCGGGTGCAGCGGGTGCTCCCGTCGTCGGGAACAAAGATGACTGGGCATCCCGGATCAAAGAGGGTGAAAAGACTCTTTATGAGCATGCGATCAAAGGATTCAACGGCATGCCTCCCAAAGGGGGCAACATGAGCCTATCCGACGATCAGGTCAAAGCGATCGTGGATTATATGGTCAAGCACAGCAAATAA
- a CDS encoding Fe-S-containing hydro-lyase, which produces MAEYHMTTPLTDEDVEKLEAGDIVYLNGTIYTARDAAHKRLVDLIEKGEQLPFDLKGSVIYFVGPTPPKPGEPIGSAGPTTSYRMDSYSPILIEHGQKGMIGKGKRNEAVKEACKKYKAVYFGATGGAGALIAKAIKKAEVIAYPELGPEAIRKLEVEEFPVTVINDTHGNDLYEMGRAKYEVKD; this is translated from the coding sequence ATGGCTGAATATCATATGACAACCCCCTTGACAGACGAAGATGTCGAGAAGCTCGAAGCAGGAGATATCGTCTATCTCAACGGCACCATCTATACGGCCCGTGACGCGGCCCACAAGCGCCTGGTGGATCTGATCGAAAAGGGCGAGCAGCTCCCCTTCGACCTGAAGGGATCGGTGATCTATTTCGTCGGCCCCACCCCGCCCAAGCCGGGTGAGCCCATCGGCAGTGCCGGCCCCACTACCAGCTACCGGATGGACAGCTACTCCCCGATCCTGATCGAACATGGACAAAAAGGGATGATCGGAAAAGGGAAGCGTAACGAAGCGGTCAAAGAGGCGTGCAAAAAATACAAGGCGGTCTATTTCGGTGCCACCGGAGGTGCCGGGGCTCTCATCGCCAAAGCGATCAAAAAGGCCGAAGTGATCGCCTACCCCGAGTTGGGCCCCGAAGCGATCCGCAAACTGGAGGTCGAAGAGTTTCCCGTGACGGTCATTAACGATACTCACGGCAACGACCTCTACGAGATGGGACGGGCGAAATACGAAGTGAAGGATTGA
- the soxZ gene encoding thiosulfate oxidation carrier complex protein SoxZ gives MRIKAKLKGDKTEVKVMMKHPMLSYREAKKKGKEANFIVYVTAKNEGAVVYEVSTSQFLSKNPYMKFYFKGGKKGEEVEITWVDLKGKSKTGKAKIK, from the coding sequence ATGAGAATCAAAGCGAAACTCAAAGGCGATAAAACCGAAGTCAAAGTCATGATGAAACACCCCATGCTCAGCTACCGCGAAGCGAAGAAGAAAGGCAAAGAGGCCAACTTCATCGTTTACGTCACCGCCAAAAACGAGGGGGCGGTCGTCTATGAAGTCTCTACCAGCCAATTCCTCTCCAAGAACCCCTATATGAAGTTCTACTTCAAAGGAGGCAAAAAGGGTGAAGAGGTCGAGATCACCTGGGTGGACCTCAAAGGAAAATCCAAGACAGGTAAAGCGAAGATCAAGTAA
- the mdh gene encoding malate dehydrogenase, whose amino-acid sequence MARGKKVTIIGAGNVGATVAYSLAMKGTCHEVMLRDRNPEIAKGKALDMSQAANAARQHTLVSVAEKAEDMAGTDVFVVTAGFPRKPGMSRDDLLMMNAQITKEVVTDIREQAPDSIIIMVSNPLDVMTYVALKESGFPKERVVGMAGILDSARMAHFIYEKIRYGAGQIRASVMGGHGDDMVPLPKFSTVAGVPLTDILSEEEILDVVERTKHGGAEIVGYLKTGSAYYAPAKSTAIMVEAILKDTRQIHPCAVYLDGHYGYRDVVSGVPIALGANGVEKLFEVTLNENQKKRFAKSVASVRSMINVLKRNNFFTNPEDNIITEE is encoded by the coding sequence ATGGCAAGAGGAAAGAAAGTAACGATTATCGGAGCAGGGAATGTGGGCGCGACCGTCGCCTACTCCCTGGCGATGAAGGGGACCTGTCATGAAGTGATGCTTCGGGACCGCAATCCCGAGATCGCCAAGGGCAAGGCGCTGGATATGTCCCAGGCGGCCAATGCCGCCCGGCAGCATACTCTGGTCAGTGTGGCGGAAAAAGCCGAGGATATGGCGGGAACCGACGTCTTCGTCGTGACCGCCGGGTTTCCCCGCAAGCCGGGGATGAGCCGGGATGACCTGCTGATGATGAATGCACAGATCACCAAAGAGGTGGTCACCGACATCCGGGAACAGGCTCCCGATTCCATCATCATCATGGTCTCCAACCCGCTCGATGTCATGACCTATGTGGCGCTCAAAGAGAGCGGCTTTCCCAAAGAGCGGGTCGTCGGGATGGCCGGGATCCTCGACAGTGCCCGTATGGCCCACTTCATCTATGAGAAGATCCGCTACGGTGCCGGCCAGATCCGTGCCTCGGTGATGGGCGGGCACGGAGACGATATGGTGCCTCTGCCCAAGTTTTCCACCGTGGCCGGAGTGCCGTTGACCGATATTCTCAGCGAAGAGGAGATCCTCGACGTGGTGGAGCGGACCAAGCACGGCGGTGCCGAGATCGTGGGGTATCTCAAGACCGGTTCCGCCTATTACGCGCCGGCCAAATCGACGGCCATTATGGTCGAGGCGATCCTCAAGGATACCCGCCAGATCCACCCCTGTGCCGTCTACCTCGACGGCCACTACGGCTATCGGGATGTGGTCTCCGGTGTCCCCATCGCTCTGGGGGCCAACGGAGTGGAAAAACTTTTCGAAGTGACCCTCAACGAGAATCAGAAAAAACGGTTCGCCAAGAGTGTCGCTTCCGTTCGTTCCATGATCAATGTGCTCAAAAGGAACAACTTCTTCACCAACCCCGAAGACAACATCATTACAGAAGAGTAA
- the sucD gene encoding succinate--CoA ligase subunit alpha, whose amino-acid sequence MSILVNKDTKVIVQGFTGKEGTFHASQCIDYGTKIVGGVTPGKGGQEHLGRPVFNTVKEAVDSTGATVSMIFVPPAFVADAVMEAAEAGIDLAVIITEGAPVKDMMYAKMYATKKGMKTIGPNCPGIITAEECKIGIMPGNIFKKGNVGLISKSGTLTYEASHQVVQEGYGITTAVGIGGDPIIGLSYKQLLPMFEADPETEAIVMIGEIGGDLEIQAAAYIKENISKPVVAFIAGQTAPKGKRMGHAGAIISGGSGTAAEKMAALEAAGVKVVVSPADIGKAVKEVLSK is encoded by the coding sequence ATGTCTATTCTCGTTAACAAAGATACCAAAGTCATCGTTCAGGGATTTACCGGAAAAGAGGGAACTTTCCACGCCTCTCAGTGCATTGATTACGGAACGAAGATCGTCGGGGGGGTCACGCCCGGCAAGGGCGGTCAGGAGCACCTGGGACGCCCCGTGTTTAACACGGTCAAAGAGGCGGTCGACAGTACGGGTGCCACGGTCAGTATGATCTTCGTTCCGCCCGCATTCGTCGCCGACGCGGTGATGGAGGCAGCGGAAGCAGGAATCGATCTGGCGGTCATCATCACCGAAGGGGCCCCGGTCAAGGATATGATGTATGCCAAAATGTACGCCACCAAAAAAGGGATGAAGACTATTGGGCCCAACTGCCCCGGAATCATTACCGCCGAAGAGTGCAAGATCGGCATCATGCCCGGTAATATTTTCAAAAAGGGTAATGTGGGCCTGATCTCCAAATCGGGAACCCTGACCTATGAGGCTTCCCATCAGGTGGTCCAGGAGGGGTACGGCATCACTACCGCTGTGGGAATCGGAGGCGATCCCATCATCGGCCTGAGCTACAAGCAGCTCCTGCCGATGTTCGAAGCCGATCCCGAGACCGAGGCGATCGTGATGATCGGAGAGATCGGTGGAGACCTGGAGATCCAGGCGGCCGCTTACATCAAAGAGAATATCAGCAAGCCTGTCGTCGCCTTCATCGCCGGTCAGACCGCGCCCAAAGGCAAGCGGATGGGCCATGCCGGCGCCATTATCAGCGGCGGTAGCGGTACCGCTGCCGAGAAGATGGCAGCCCTCGAAGCGGCCGGTGTCAAAGTCGTCGTTTCTCCTGCCGATATCGGCAAAGCGGTCAAAGAGGTTCTGAGCAAATAG
- the sucC gene encoding ADP-forming succinate--CoA ligase subunit beta has protein sequence MNIHEYQAKEIFRKYNVPVPRGKVAFTVDEAVEAAKELGGNLWVVKAQIHAGGRGLGGGVKLAKSIDEVRHWADEILGMTLVTHQTGPEGKVVHKVYIEEGADIAKEFYLGMLLDRAAEMPVMMASTEGGMEIEKVAAETPEKIVKVTIDPTIGFQGFHGRKLAFGLGLPKEEIGTFIKFASALYNAYMDNDAEMIEINPLIKTGDGKFLALDAKMGFDDNALYRHPDISEMRDLEEEEPTELEAKAHGLSYIKLDGNVGCMVNGAGLAMATMDIIKHEGGEPANFLDVGGGANPETVAKGFEIILKDPNVKAIFVNIFGGIVRCDRVANGILEATKITDVNVPVVVRLDGTNADEAAEILKNANIENIIAAENLADGARKAVAAAKGEL, from the coding sequence GTGAATATTCATGAGTATCAGGCGAAAGAGATCTTCCGCAAGTACAACGTCCCCGTACCCCGCGGAAAAGTTGCCTTCACCGTCGATGAGGCGGTGGAAGCGGCCAAAGAGCTGGGAGGGAATCTCTGGGTAGTCAAAGCCCAGATCCATGCCGGAGGCCGTGGACTCGGCGGCGGGGTCAAGCTGGCCAAGTCCATCGACGAAGTGCGCCATTGGGCCGATGAAATCCTCGGAATGACCCTGGTGACCCATCAGACCGGGCCCGAAGGGAAAGTGGTCCACAAGGTCTATATCGAAGAGGGTGCCGACATCGCCAAAGAGTTCTATCTGGGAATGCTCCTGGACCGCGCGGCGGAGATGCCGGTCATGATGGCGTCCACCGAAGGGGGAATGGAGATTGAGAAGGTCGCGGCCGAAACCCCTGAAAAGATCGTCAAGGTCACCATCGACCCCACCATCGGCTTCCAGGGATTCCACGGGCGCAAGCTGGCCTTTGGCCTCGGTCTGCCCAAAGAGGAGATCGGGACTTTCATCAAATTCGCTTCGGCGCTCTACAACGCCTATATGGACAACGACGCCGAGATGATCGAGATCAACCCCCTGATCAAGACCGGAGACGGGAAGTTTCTGGCGCTCGACGCCAAGATGGGCTTCGATGACAATGCGCTCTACCGCCATCCGGACATTTCAGAGATGCGGGACCTCGAAGAGGAAGAGCCCACCGAGCTCGAAGCCAAAGCGCACGGCCTGAGCTACATCAAGCTCGACGGCAATGTCGGCTGTATGGTCAACGGTGCCGGACTGGCGATGGCGACGATGGATATCATCAAGCACGAAGGGGGCGAGCCGGCCAACTTCCTCGACGTGGGAGGCGGGGCCAACCCCGAAACGGTCGCGAAAGGCTTCGAGATCATTCTCAAAGATCCCAACGTCAAAGCGATCTTCGTCAACATCTTCGGCGGGATCGTCCGCTGCGACCGGGTTGCCAACGGCATTCTCGAAGCGACCAAGATCACCGATGTGAATGTGCCTGTGGTCGTGCGCCTGGACGGTACCAACGCCGATGAAGCCGCAGAGATTCTCAAAAACGCCAATATCGAAAACATCATTGCCGCCGAAAATCTTGCCGATGGTGCCCGCAAAGCCGTCGCCGCTGCGAAAGGAGAGCTCTAA
- a CDS encoding NADP-dependent isocitrate dehydrogenase has product MSKKPTIVWSKIDEAPALATYSLYPVVKKYVGKAGVNMRLSDISLAARTLAAMGKHEDELAQLGELVHKPEANIIKLPNISASLTQLKECIAELQEHGHDIPDYPENPQTEEEKQIAAKYATCLGSAVNPVLREGNSDRRSALAVKRYAQKHPHRLKPFAENSQAKVAHMNGDGDFYGNEQSIINPKAQTISIKLNGKTLKEIEAETDEVLDATFMSVRKLRDFYQKTIEEAKEKDLIWSLHLKATMMKISDPIMFGHAVQVFFKDVFEKYGDEFKRLGVNPNQGLGDLYEKLQNSDKKEEIEAAIKDVILNGKPDLAMSDSDKLITNLDAPNLVIVDASMPVVVREGGKQWDKNGEARETLAVIPDSSYARFYEAMMEDCKKNGQFDVTTMGRVSNVGLMAKKAEEYGSHPTTFEVAEDGVMEVVSETGEVLMKHEVEKGDIWRLVRAKDDAIRDWVRLAVERARIEGVPAVFWLDKNRAHDANMIKQVEKYLKEYDTTGLELPIMDVTEATYYTNERARAGLDTISVTGNALRDYLTDMYPILELGTSAKMLSIVPLLAGGGLFETGAGGSAPKHVEQFLKEGHLRWDSLGEFLALAESLRMEYMKSENEKIGVMADTLDKANEAYLENDKSPSRKCCEPDNKASHYWLARYWAEALSTQTVDKELSDTFTPVADALAKNEEKILEELLSVEGKEQDIGGYYDPDELKAEKAMRPSQTFNEIIDNL; this is encoded by the coding sequence ATGAGTAAAAAACCCACCATCGTCTGGTCTAAAATCGATGAAGCACCGGCACTTGCGACCTACTCCCTCTATCCTGTCGTGAAAAAGTATGTCGGCAAAGCCGGCGTCAATATGCGCCTGAGTGATATCTCCCTGGCGGCCCGGACTCTGGCGGCTATGGGCAAGCATGAGGATGAGCTGGCCCAGCTGGGTGAATTGGTTCACAAGCCCGAAGCCAACATTATCAAACTCCCCAATATCTCAGCCTCTCTGACCCAGCTCAAAGAGTGTATCGCCGAGCTTCAGGAGCATGGACACGACATTCCCGATTATCCTGAAAACCCCCAGACCGAGGAGGAGAAGCAGATCGCGGCCAAATACGCTACCTGCCTCGGCTCCGCGGTCAACCCTGTCCTGCGGGAAGGAAACTCCGACCGCCGCTCCGCTCTGGCAGTCAAGCGCTATGCCCAGAAGCATCCCCACCGCCTCAAGCCCTTCGCCGAGAATTCTCAGGCGAAGGTGGCCCATATGAACGGTGACGGTGACTTCTACGGTAACGAGCAGTCGATCATCAACCCCAAGGCCCAAACCATCTCCATCAAGCTCAACGGCAAGACCCTCAAAGAGATCGAGGCGGAGACCGATGAGGTGCTCGATGCCACCTTTATGTCGGTCAGAAAGCTGCGCGACTTTTATCAAAAGACCATCGAAGAGGCCAAAGAGAAGGATCTGATCTGGTCCCTGCACCTCAAAGCGACCATGATGAAGATCTCCGATCCCATTATGTTTGGCCATGCGGTCCAGGTCTTTTTCAAGGATGTCTTCGAAAAGTACGGCGACGAGTTCAAGCGCCTGGGTGTCAACCCCAATCAGGGACTGGGCGATCTCTATGAGAAGCTTCAAAACTCCGACAAAAAAGAGGAGATCGAAGCGGCGATCAAGGATGTGATCCTCAACGGTAAGCCCGATCTGGCCATGAGCGACAGCGACAAGCTCATCACCAACCTTGACGCGCCCAACCTGGTCATCGTCGATGCCTCGATGCCGGTCGTCGTCCGCGAAGGCGGTAAGCAGTGGGACAAAAACGGAGAAGCCCGCGAAACCCTGGCGGTCATCCCCGACAGCAGTTATGCCCGCTTCTATGAAGCGATGATGGAAGATTGCAAAAAGAACGGCCAGTTCGATGTCACCACGATGGGCCGCGTCTCCAACGTGGGCTTGATGGCCAAAAAAGCCGAAGAGTACGGTTCGCACCCCACCACCTTCGAAGTGGCCGAAGACGGCGTGATGGAAGTGGTCTCCGAAACCGGCGAAGTGCTGATGAAGCACGAAGTGGAGAAGGGCGACATTTGGCGCCTGGTCCGTGCCAAAGACGACGCGATCCGTGACTGGGTCCGCCTGGCGGTCGAGCGCGCCCGCATCGAGGGAGTTCCCGCTGTCTTCTGGCTCGACAAGAACCGCGCCCATGATGCCAATATGATCAAGCAGGTCGAGAAATACCTCAAAGAGTATGACACCACCGGATTGGAATTGCCCATTATGGATGTCACCGAGGCGACCTACTACACCAACGAGCGGGCTCGGGCCGGTCTGGATACCATCTCCGTCACCGGAAACGCCCTGCGGGATTACCTGACCGATATGTATCCCATCCTCGAACTGGGCACCTCCGCCAAGATGCTCTCCATCGTTCCTTTGCTCGCAGGCGGCGGCCTCTTCGAGACGGGTGCGGGCGGTTCGGCTCCCAAGCATGTGGAGCAGTTCCTCAAAGAGGGACACCTGCGCTGGGACAGCCTGGGAGAATTCCTGGCGCTGGCCGAGTCGCTGCGTATGGAGTATATGAAGTCCGAGAACGAGAAGATCGGCGTGATGGCCGATACCCTCGACAAGGCCAATGAAGCCTACCTCGAGAACGACAAGTCTCCCAGCCGCAAGTGCTGCGAACCCGACAACAAAGCGAGCCACTACTGGCTGGCCCGCTACTGGGCCGAGGCGCTGAGCACCCAGACGGTCGACAAAGAGCTCTCAGACACCTTTACACCGGTGGCTGACGCGCTGGCCAAGAACGAAGAGAAGATCCTCGAAGAGCTTCTCTCCGTCGAAGGCAAAGAGCAGGATATCGGCGGCTATTACGATCCCGACGAGCTCAAGGCGGAAAAAGCGATGCGCCCCAGCCAGACTTTCAACGAGATCATCGACAATCTCTAA
- the soxY gene encoding thiosulfate oxidation carrier protein SoxY — translation MERRKFLGMGAGMLAVVAAAPTMVMATNYREKLPKAWEIHNNEKSKGEDMSGVNAAIKAVFGTDKVEAGKVKLKAPDIAENGAVVPVSIKAPGAKRIALLQTADPEALVAIWDVPERGIPNYSIRIKMQQTGHVVVVAEIDGKLYKADKVVKVTVGGCGG, via the coding sequence ATGGAAAGAAGAAAATTTTTGGGAATGGGTGCAGGAATGCTGGCAGTCGTCGCGGCTGCTCCTACTATGGTTATGGCAACCAACTATCGGGAGAAACTCCCCAAGGCCTGGGAAATTCACAACAATGAAAAGTCCAAGGGTGAAGATATGAGCGGAGTGAACGCGGCGATCAAAGCTGTGTTCGGTACCGACAAAGTCGAAGCGGGCAAAGTCAAGCTCAAAGCTCCCGATATCGCTGAGAACGGTGCCGTCGTTCCCGTCAGCATCAAGGCGCCGGGTGCCAAAAGAATCGCGCTGCTTCAGACAGCCGACCCCGAAGCCCTGGTAGCGATCTGGGATGTTCCCGAGCGCGGGATTCCCAATTACTCCATTCGGATCAAAATGCAGCAGACCGGTCACGTCGTGGTCGTCGCGGAGATCGACGGCAAGCTCTACAAAGCCGATAAAGTCGTCAAAGTCACCGTCGGCGGCTGCGGCGGCTGA
- the soxX gene encoding sulfur oxidation c-type cytochrome SoxX, translating to MQGMKRLVAASVLTGMLSVGAMAGGNADLVKEGEKIFNTKKIGNCLACHAANGKNINNPGNLGPKLQGLSAWPEEALYAKVYNPYTTNPISAMPPFGLNGVLDDHQIKAVVAYLKTIK from the coding sequence ATGCAGGGAATGAAACGGTTGGTGGCGGCTTCGGTGCTCACCGGAATGCTGAGCGTGGGAGCGATGGCCGGCGGGAATGCCGATCTGGTCAAAGAGGGAGAGAAGATCTTCAACACAAAAAAGATCGGAAACTGCCTCGCCTGTCATGCGGCCAACGGCAAAAACATCAACAACCCGGGGAACCTGGGGCCGAAACTGCAGGGACTCTCTGCATGGCCCGAGGAAGCGCTTTATGCCAAAGTCTACAACCCCTATACGACCAACCCGATCTCGGCAATGCCGCCGTTTGGGCTCAACGGGGTTTTGGACGATCATCAGATCAAGGCGGTTGTCGCCTATCTGAAAACCATCAAATAA
- a CDS encoding fumarate hydratase, translating into MREIQYDDLVKSVKAMVMHTASHLPEDALKAIEKAYNEEKSEVAKSVLKQILDNAHLASEEDRPLCQDTGLAVYFINVGEDVKVVGGSIRDAVNQATEEAYKEGYLRASTCDCFDRHNLKDEVGYNLPAVIHFDIVPGDKIEIEYAAKGGGSENVSRATVLAPAQGKEGIKNFVKQVISDAGPNPCPPIIVGVGIGGTFEVAAKSSKHALFREAGTPNPNPDLDAFEQELKEELNKLGIGAMGMGGTQTVLAVHIEKNPCHIASLPVSVNVQCHSSRHSHITL; encoded by the coding sequence ATGAGAGAGATACAGTACGACGATCTGGTCAAATCGGTCAAAGCGATGGTGATGCACACCGCATCCCACCTTCCCGAAGATGCCCTCAAAGCCATCGAAAAGGCTTACAACGAGGAGAAGAGCGAAGTGGCCAAGTCGGTCCTAAAGCAGATCCTCGACAATGCCCACCTGGCCAGTGAAGAGGATCGCCCTCTTTGCCAGGATACGGGATTGGCGGTCTACTTCATCAATGTGGGCGAAGATGTCAAAGTGGTGGGAGGCTCCATCCGAGACGCCGTCAACCAGGCGACCGAAGAGGCGTACAAAGAGGGGTATCTGCGGGCGAGCACCTGCGACTGCTTCGACCGCCACAACCTCAAAGATGAGGTCGGCTACAACCTCCCGGCGGTTATCCACTTCGATATCGTTCCCGGTGACAAGATCGAGATCGAATATGCCGCCAAGGGTGGCGGAAGCGAAAACGTCTCCCGCGCTACCGTCCTGGCTCCCGCCCAGGGCAAAGAGGGAATCAAAAACTTCGTCAAGCAGGTCATCAGCGACGCGGGCCCCAACCCCTGTCCTCCGATCATCGTCGGTGTGGGTATCGGCGGGACTTTCGAAGTGGCGGCCAAATCCTCCAAGCACGCCCTCTTCCGTGAAGCGGGCACGCCCAACCCCAATCCGGATCTCGACGCTTTTGAGCAGGAGCTCAAAGAGGAGCTCAACAAGCTCGGAATCGGCGCCATGGGCATGGGGGGAACCCAGACAGTCCTGGCGGTTCATATCGAAAAGAACCCCTGCCACATCGCTTCACTGCCCGTCAGTGTCAACGTCCAGTGCCACAGTTCACGGCACTCCCATATCACCCTCTAA